A single Blastococcus colisei DNA region contains:
- the dprA gene encoding DNA-processing protein DprA, whose translation MSLDEDLEEAAAAGVGLPAGLGLRRARAWLSRAVEPGTIDFWRYVEDVGPVEAVRRLRSGRAPERIRSLVGARAEQDATLADLTRAERCGARLVVPEDDEWPALPLHALTLAVSAEPREPANQSDRTKAPVPPLALWVRGPARLDELVDRSVAIVGSRASTAYGEHVAAELGHQLGERAWTVVSGGAFGIDAAAHRGALAAGAPTLAVLACGVDRPYPAAHGALFHRIAETGLLVSEWPPGCAPLRHRFLVRNRLIAALTRGTVVVEAAARSGAQATARRAQDLGRQVLVVPGPVTSAMSVGCHELLRDENLQAVLVTSAAQVVQAVGRIGDDLAPPVVGPTSLRDGLGDLAARVLDACPVRAGASPERLAAIAGCDVLEVLRVLPVLELADLVEWTGTGWRVAPPSGRKGGPGAAA comes from the coding sequence ATGAGCCTCGACGAGGATCTCGAGGAGGCCGCGGCTGCCGGGGTCGGCCTGCCCGCCGGTCTGGGCCTGCGCCGGGCCCGTGCCTGGCTGAGCCGGGCCGTCGAGCCCGGCACGATCGACTTCTGGCGCTACGTCGAGGACGTCGGCCCGGTGGAGGCCGTCCGCCGGCTGCGTTCGGGCCGGGCGCCGGAGCGGATCCGGTCGCTGGTCGGGGCCCGGGCGGAGCAGGACGCGACCCTGGCCGACCTGACGCGGGCCGAGCGCTGCGGCGCCCGGCTCGTGGTCCCCGAGGACGACGAGTGGCCGGCGCTGCCGCTGCACGCGCTCACCCTGGCGGTGAGCGCCGAGCCACGGGAGCCGGCGAACCAGTCCGACCGCACCAAGGCCCCCGTACCGCCGCTCGCGCTGTGGGTGCGCGGACCGGCGCGGCTGGACGAGCTGGTCGACCGGTCGGTGGCGATCGTGGGGTCGCGGGCATCGACCGCGTACGGCGAGCACGTGGCCGCCGAGCTGGGGCACCAGCTCGGCGAGCGTGCGTGGACCGTCGTCTCGGGCGGGGCCTTCGGCATCGATGCCGCGGCCCATCGGGGGGCCTTGGCAGCCGGAGCGCCGACCCTGGCCGTCCTGGCCTGCGGCGTCGACCGGCCCTATCCCGCGGCCCACGGCGCGCTCTTCCACCGCATCGCCGAGACCGGGCTCCTGGTCAGCGAATGGCCGCCGGGCTGCGCGCCACTGCGCCACCGCTTCCTCGTCCGCAACCGGCTGATCGCCGCGCTGACGAGGGGAACCGTCGTCGTGGAGGCCGCCGCGCGCTCCGGTGCCCAGGCGACGGCACGTCGCGCCCAGGACCTCGGCCGTCAGGTCCTGGTCGTGCCCGGCCCCGTCACGAGCGCGATGAGTGTGGGGTGCCATGAGCTGCTGCGCGACGAGAACCTCCAGGCGGTCCTGGTGACCTCTGCAGCACAGGTCGTCCAGGCTGTCGGGCGGATCGGCGACGACCTCGCCCCGCCGGTGGTGGGACCCACGTCGCTCCGGGACGGGCTCGGTGACCTGGCGGCCCGCGTCCTGGACGCCTGCCCGGTCCGCGCCGGCGCGAGCCCCGAGCGGCTGGCCGCCATCGCCGGCTGCGACGTCCTCGAGGTCCTGAGAGTGCTGCCGGTCCTGGAACTGGCCGACCTCGTGGAGTGGACCGGCACCGGGTGGCGGGTGGCGCCACCGTCCGGGCGGAAGGGAGGTCCCGGCGCGGCGGCTTGA
- a CDS encoding tyrosine recombinase XerC, with protein MAAGTADVRAALPSALAAALEGYEDHLRTQRDLSDHTVRGYVTDAVGLLDHLSRRGGAQAHDLDLATLRSWLAQGRTRGHTRATIARHAASARSFTAWLRRAGLTPEDAGLRLVSPKAHRTLPGVLAPDQARAVVESTSGADEPIGLRDAVVLELLYASGIRVSELVGLDVDDVDRGRRLLRVLGKGSKERSVPYGVPAECALDAWLTRGRPALATPDSGPALLLGARGRRLDPREVRRTVHAAVAGTDGAPDIGPHGLRHSAATHVLEGGADLRSVQELLGHASLATTQIYTHVTVERLRAVHAQAHPRA; from the coding sequence GTGGCCGCGGGGACAGCAGACGTGCGGGCGGCGCTGCCGTCAGCGCTGGCCGCTGCCCTGGAAGGGTACGAGGACCACCTGCGCACCCAGCGTGACCTGTCCGACCACACCGTTCGCGGCTACGTGACGGACGCGGTCGGTCTGCTGGACCACCTCTCCCGGCGCGGAGGCGCGCAGGCACACGACCTCGACCTCGCCACGCTGCGCAGCTGGCTGGCCCAGGGCCGCACCCGGGGGCACACCCGCGCGACGATCGCCCGACACGCGGCGTCCGCCCGGTCGTTCACGGCCTGGCTGCGTCGTGCCGGGCTCACGCCGGAGGACGCCGGCCTGCGGCTGGTCAGCCCGAAGGCGCACCGCACGCTGCCCGGGGTGCTCGCCCCGGACCAGGCGCGCGCGGTCGTCGAGTCGACCTCCGGCGCCGACGAGCCGATCGGGCTGCGCGACGCGGTGGTGCTGGAGCTGCTCTACGCGAGCGGAATCCGGGTCAGCGAGCTCGTCGGCCTCGACGTCGACGACGTGGACCGCGGTCGACGGCTGCTCCGCGTCCTCGGGAAGGGGAGCAAGGAGCGCAGCGTGCCCTACGGCGTCCCGGCCGAGTGCGCCCTGGACGCCTGGCTGACCCGTGGCCGGCCTGCGCTGGCCACGCCCGACTCTGGGCCGGCCCTGCTGCTGGGCGCGCGCGGCCGCCGGCTCGATCCCCGCGAGGTCCGGCGGACCGTCCACGCAGCCGTCGCCGGCACGGACGGAGCGCCCGACATCGGACCGCACGGCCTGCGGCACTCCGCGGCCACCCATGTGCTGGAGGGCGGCGCCGACCTGCGCTCGGTCCAGGAGTTGCTCGGCCACGCTAGCCTCGCGACGACCCAGATCTACACGCACGTGACGGTCGAGCGGCTCCGTGCGGTCCATGCGCAAGCGCATCCCCGCGCCTGA
- the whiG gene encoding RNA polymerase sigma factor WhiG — translation MPEATIHRLDEYDDSHDDADALLAQLWADYVADRDPGLRDRLILHYAPLVKYVAGRVGSGLPAHVEQADLVSYGTFGLIDAITRFEPTREVKFESYAMARIRGAIIDELRNTDWIPRSVRMKARQFERTVAELEARLHRTPTDEEVAAEMDMDVEDIRKFLGQLSLVNVVALDELLTDDDGGGSPRLGDTLQDSSALDPQAMAEHGEARQLLARAVEQLPEREKVVVSLYYFEGLTLADIGRVLGVTESRICQLHTKAVLHLRTKLADIA, via the coding sequence GTGCCTGAGGCGACCATCCACCGGCTGGACGAGTACGACGATTCCCACGATGACGCGGACGCCTTGCTGGCCCAGCTGTGGGCCGACTACGTCGCCGACCGTGACCCCGGGCTGCGGGACCGGCTGATCCTCCACTACGCGCCCCTGGTGAAGTACGTCGCCGGCCGGGTGGGCAGCGGCCTGCCCGCGCACGTCGAGCAGGCCGACCTGGTCTCCTACGGCACCTTCGGTCTCATCGACGCGATCACCCGCTTCGAGCCCACCCGCGAGGTCAAGTTCGAGAGCTACGCGATGGCGCGGATCCGCGGCGCGATCATCGACGAGCTGCGCAACACCGACTGGATCCCGCGGTCGGTGCGCATGAAGGCCCGCCAGTTCGAGCGCACCGTCGCCGAGCTCGAGGCCAGGCTGCACCGCACCCCGACCGATGAAGAGGTCGCGGCCGAGATGGACATGGACGTCGAGGACATCCGCAAGTTCCTCGGCCAGCTGTCCCTGGTCAACGTGGTCGCCCTCGACGAGCTGCTCACCGACGACGACGGCGGCGGCTCGCCGCGTCTCGGCGACACCCTCCAGGACTCCAGTGCCCTCGACCCGCAGGCCATGGCCGAGCACGGCGAGGCTCGCCAGCTGCTCGCCCGCGCCGTCGAGCAGCTGCCCGAGCGCGAGAAGGTCGTCGTCAGCCTCTACTACTTCGAGGGGCTCACGCTGGCCGACATCGGGCGGGTGCTGGGCGTGACCGAGAGTCGCATCTGCCAGCTGCACACCAAGGCCGTGCTGCACCTGCGCACCAAGCTCGCCGACATCGCCTGA
- a CDS encoding ArsR/SmtB family transcription factor has protein sequence MQMSEPQRAAEPAVNESAALSAAACMFRSLGDPARLAILRHLALGEHKVADLTSHLGLAQSTVSAHLACLRDCGLAVSRPQGRASMWSLATAPELLDLLAAAERLLAVTGDAVALCPAYGEAAGR, from the coding sequence ATGCAGATGTCCGAACCCCAGCGTGCCGCGGAACCGGCGGTGAACGAGTCCGCCGCGCTGTCCGCGGCGGCGTGCATGTTCCGCAGCCTCGGCGATCCCGCCCGCCTGGCGATCCTGCGGCACCTCGCACTGGGCGAGCACAAGGTCGCCGACCTCACGTCCCACCTCGGGCTGGCGCAGTCCACGGTCTCGGCGCACCTGGCGTGCCTGCGCGACTGCGGCCTGGCCGTCTCCCGCCCGCAGGGTCGCGCGTCGATGTGGTCGTTGGCCACCGCCCCCGAACTGCTCGACCTGCTCGCTGCTGCCGAGCGGCTGCTCGCGGTCACCGGCGACGCCGTCGCCCTCTGCCCGGCCTACGGCGAGGCGGCCGGCCGATGA
- a CDS encoding cation diffusion facilitator family transporter — protein sequence MIATHAHPGLTAAQRTRLGRRARLLAGASVTYNVVEAIIAVAAGVAAGSVALIGFGLDSVVEVSSGLIILWQFRHRLPESRERQALRLMALSFFALAAYVTVESLRALFLGGDPEPSPVGIALATASLLVMPFLSWAQRRTGRALGSSAVVADSTQTLLCTYLSAVLLVGLLLNATLGWGWADPIAGLIIAAVAVREGVEAWRGEGCYPPGPSGDISAVEKACGCCAPAATAGPQTVAPGRPPAAR from the coding sequence ATGATCGCCACCCACGCGCACCCCGGTCTGACGGCGGCCCAGCGCACCCGGCTGGGCCGCCGCGCCCGGCTGCTGGCCGGTGCGTCCGTCACCTACAACGTCGTCGAGGCGATCATCGCGGTCGCCGCCGGTGTCGCCGCGGGATCGGTCGCCCTGATCGGATTCGGCCTCGACTCGGTCGTCGAGGTCTCCAGCGGGTTGATCATCCTGTGGCAGTTCCGGCACCGGCTGCCTGAGTCCCGGGAGCGGCAGGCGCTGCGGCTCATGGCGCTCTCGTTCTTCGCCCTCGCCGCCTACGTGACCGTGGAATCCCTCCGGGCACTCTTCCTCGGCGGTGACCCCGAGCCCTCGCCGGTCGGCATCGCACTCGCGACCGCCTCGCTGCTCGTCATGCCGTTCCTGTCCTGGGCGCAGCGGCGCACCGGCCGTGCTCTCGGCTCCTCCGCGGTCGTAGCCGACTCCACCCAGACGCTGCTGTGCACCTATCTGTCAGCGGTGCTGCTCGTCGGCCTGCTGCTCAACGCGACACTGGGGTGGGGCTGGGCGGATCCGATCGCCGGCCTGATCATCGCCGCCGTCGCGGTCCGGGAGGGCGTCGAGGCGTGGCGCGGCGAGGGCTGCTACCCACCCGGCCCCAGCGGCGACATCAGCGCCGTCGAGAAGGCGTGCGGCTGCTGCGCGCCCGCTGCGACCGCAGGGCCGCAGACCGTCGCGCCGGGCCGGCCCCCAGCCGCCCGCTGA
- a CDS encoding DUF4262 domain-containing protein — MGWRRSRSSEPHADLRLLIERFGWAVEHVRVPRRSTGTPSSYTVGLTAAGHPEIVVLGLPAPVAQDFLNAVAEQVRAGGSYRPGQRTGEFTDEDGPVVFLRVEDTGGLASARDVYGSVEALQLVWPDSTGRLPWQPGYRNAPGVQPLLGQVP, encoded by the coding sequence ATGGGATGGCGTCGCTCGCGCAGCTCCGAGCCCCACGCCGACCTGCGGCTCCTCATCGAACGCTTCGGCTGGGCGGTGGAGCACGTCCGCGTACCGAGAAGGTCGACGGGGACGCCGTCGTCCTACACCGTCGGGCTCACCGCGGCCGGCCATCCCGAGATCGTGGTGCTGGGGCTGCCGGCCCCGGTCGCCCAGGACTTCCTGAACGCCGTCGCCGAGCAGGTCCGCGCGGGTGGCTCCTACCGCCCCGGACAGCGCACCGGAGAGTTCACCGACGAGGACGGCCCCGTGGTCTTCCTCCGGGTCGAGGACACCGGCGGCCTGGCGTCGGCGCGGGACGTCTACGGCTCGGTCGAGGCTCTGCAACTGGTCTGGCCGGACTCCACCGGCCGCCTGCCGTGGCAGCCCGGGTACCGGAACGCCCCCGGCGTGCAGCCGCTGCTCGGTCAGGTGCCGTGA
- a CDS encoding GNAT family N-acetyltransferase: protein MTGLVARSLDATTWPDVARLVESHNGVWGGCWCMAFHPQREGGPKTAADNRRDKESLVREGQAHAALVYDGADCVGWCQFGPTDELPRIKHRKAYTAGPSTLPDWRITCFFVDRGDRRRGVASAALDGALQEIARLGGGLVESYPEDVEGRKVSSSFLHNSTVSLFERHGFERTRRIGKDRWVVARLVLQSALGAGLVSP from the coding sequence GTGACCGGCCTGGTCGCGAGATCGCTCGACGCCACGACGTGGCCGGACGTCGCCCGCCTCGTGGAGAGCCACAACGGCGTGTGGGGCGGCTGCTGGTGCATGGCCTTCCACCCCCAGCGCGAGGGCGGACCGAAGACCGCCGCCGACAACCGCAGGGACAAGGAGTCGCTGGTCCGCGAAGGCCAGGCGCACGCGGCACTGGTGTACGACGGCGCCGACTGCGTCGGCTGGTGCCAGTTCGGCCCCACGGACGAGTTGCCCCGGATCAAGCACCGCAAGGCCTACACGGCCGGACCGAGCACCCTTCCGGACTGGCGCATCACCTGCTTCTTCGTCGACCGCGGGGACCGGCGCCGCGGCGTCGCGTCGGCGGCACTCGACGGGGCCCTGCAGGAGATCGCGCGACTCGGCGGTGGACTCGTGGAGAGCTACCCCGAGGACGTCGAGGGCCGGAAGGTCTCCAGCTCCTTCCTGCACAACAGCACCGTCTCGTTGTTCGAGCGACACGGGTTCGAGCGCACCCGACGGATCGGCAAGGACCGCTGGGTCGTGGCCCGGCTCGTCCTCCAGTCGGCGCTCGGCGCCGGGCTGGTCAGCCCATAG
- a CDS encoding M23 family metallopeptidase, with product MPSRALALLLLCVGLAVLPASAAAEPVAVARALSVAGSAWGPPLDGDLTVTRPFDRLPHPYAAGHRGVDLHGPPHAPVLAAGDGVVVFAGMVAGRPVVSIDHAGGLRTTYEPVDPSIAAGQPVSRGSPIGTLAIGHAGCPVQACLHWGLRRGGTYLDPLTLLRPPRVRLLPMG from the coding sequence ATGCCCTCCCGCGCTCTGGCCCTCCTCCTGCTCTGCGTCGGCCTCGCCGTGCTGCCGGCATCCGCGGCGGCCGAGCCGGTAGCCGTGGCGCGCGCCCTCTCCGTGGCCGGCAGTGCGTGGGGACCACCGCTGGACGGCGACCTGACGGTGACCCGCCCCTTCGACCGACTCCCCCATCCCTACGCCGCCGGTCACCGTGGGGTCGACCTGCACGGCCCGCCGCACGCTCCGGTGCTCGCGGCCGGCGACGGCGTGGTGGTCTTCGCGGGCATGGTGGCCGGCCGCCCGGTGGTGAGCATCGACCACGCGGGCGGACTCCGGACGACGTACGAGCCGGTCGACCCGTCCATCGCGGCCGGCCAGCCCGTCAGCCGGGGCTCTCCCATCGGGACCTTGGCCATCGGCCACGCCGGGTGCCCGGTCCAGGCCTGCCTGCACTGGGGGCTGCGTCGCGGCGGGACCTACCTCGACCCGTTGACGCTGCTGCGGCCGCCGCGCGTGCGTCTCCTGCCTATGGGCTGA
- the rpsB gene encoding 30S ribosomal protein S2 produces the protein MAVVSMKQLLDSGVHFGHQTRRWNPKMKRFIFTERNGIYIIDLQQTLGYIDNAYEFVKQTVAHGGSILFVGTKRQAQEVVAEQATRVGMPYVNQRWLGGMLTNFQTVHKRLQRLKELEDLEQTGALVSLSKKEQLVLSREKGKLERSLGGIRDMQKVPSAVWIVDTKKEHIAVGEARKLNIPVVAILDTNCDPDEVDYKIPGNDDAIRSITVLTRVIADAVAEGLMARSAAQADAGRGEAAEPAVGAGEPLADWERELLTGGDAAAAPAADATATPLPETPAEPPAVTAEEVAPVEGVPATGDTSTGTQGAQNG, from the coding sequence ATGGCAGTCGTCAGCATGAAGCAGCTGCTCGACAGCGGCGTGCACTTCGGGCACCAGACCCGCCGCTGGAACCCGAAGATGAAGCGGTTCATCTTCACCGAGCGCAACGGCATCTACATCATCGACCTGCAGCAGACGCTCGGGTACATCGACAACGCCTACGAGTTCGTCAAGCAGACGGTCGCCCACGGCGGCTCGATCCTGTTCGTCGGCACCAAGCGCCAGGCGCAGGAAGTCGTCGCCGAGCAGGCCACCCGCGTCGGCATGCCCTACGTCAACCAGCGCTGGCTGGGCGGCATGCTCACCAACTTCCAGACCGTGCACAAGCGCCTGCAGCGCCTCAAGGAGCTCGAGGACCTCGAGCAGACCGGCGCGCTGGTCAGCCTCTCCAAGAAGGAGCAGCTGGTCCTCAGCCGCGAGAAGGGCAAGCTGGAGCGCAGCCTCGGCGGTATCCGCGACATGCAGAAGGTGCCCAGCGCCGTCTGGATCGTGGACACCAAGAAGGAGCACATCGCCGTCGGCGAGGCCCGCAAGCTCAACATCCCGGTGGTGGCGATCCTCGACACCAACTGCGACCCCGACGAGGTCGACTACAAGATCCCGGGTAACGACGACGCGATCCGCAGCATCACCGTGCTGACCCGCGTCATCGCCGACGCCGTCGCCGAGGGCCTCATGGCCCGCTCCGCGGCGCAGGCCGACGCAGGGCGTGGCGAGGCCGCCGAGCCCGCCGTCGGTGCCGGCGAGCCGCTGGCCGACTGGGAGCGCGAGCTCCTGACCGGTGGCGACGCCGCTGCGGCCCCCGCCGCGGACGCGACCGCCACCCCGCTGCCCGAGACCCCGGCCGAGCCGCCCGCGGTCACTGCGGAGGAGGTCGCCCCGGTCGAGGGCGTCCCCGCCACCGGCGACACGAGCACCGGCACCCAGGGCGCTCAGAACGGCTGA
- the tsf gene encoding translation elongation factor Ts translates to MAEFTAADVKRLRDATGAGMMDCKKALTEADGDYDKAVELLRVKGAKDVGKRLERSTTNGVVVSKDGALLELDCETDFVAKNADFVKLADRLLDIVLAQKPADVDALLATDVDGQTVAALVESESARIGEKLVLSRFAVFEGTTATYLHKRATDLPPAIGVAVQYSGGSEEAARSLAMHIAAARPRFLTREEVSAEAVETERRVAEQTAKEEGKPEQAITKIVEGRVNAFYKDFVLLEQPSITEPKRTVKQIVDEVGMTVERFARFEVGQA, encoded by the coding sequence ATGGCTGAGTTCACCGCAGCCGACGTCAAGCGTCTCCGCGACGCCACCGGCGCCGGCATGATGGACTGCAAGAAGGCGCTCACCGAGGCCGACGGCGACTACGACAAGGCCGTCGAGCTGCTGCGCGTCAAGGGCGCCAAGGACGTCGGCAAGCGCCTCGAGCGCTCCACCACGAACGGGGTCGTCGTCAGCAAGGACGGCGCACTGCTCGAGCTCGACTGCGAGACCGACTTCGTCGCCAAGAACGCCGACTTCGTGAAGCTCGCCGACCGTCTGCTCGACATCGTCCTGGCCCAGAAGCCGGCCGACGTCGACGCGCTGCTCGCCACGGACGTCGACGGCCAGACCGTCGCCGCCCTGGTCGAGTCCGAGTCCGCCCGCATCGGCGAGAAGCTCGTGCTCAGCCGGTTCGCCGTCTTCGAGGGCACCACCGCGACCTACCTGCACAAGCGGGCCACCGACCTGCCCCCGGCCATCGGTGTCGCGGTGCAGTACAGCGGCGGTTCCGAGGAGGCCGCGCGCAGCCTGGCGATGCACATCGCCGCCGCACGCCCACGCTTCCTCACCCGCGAGGAGGTCTCCGCCGAGGCGGTCGAGACCGAGCGTCGCGTCGCCGAGCAGACGGCCAAGGAGGAGGGCAAGCCCGAGCAGGCGATCACCAAGATCGTCGAGGGTCGGGTCAACGCCTTCTACAAGGACTTCGTCCTGCTCGAGCAGCCGTCGATCACCGAGCCCAAGCGCACGGTGAAGCAGATCGTCGACGAGGTCGGCATGACCGTCGAGCGGTTCGCCCGCTTCGAGGTCGGCCAGGCCTGA
- the pyrH gene encoding UMP kinase: MTDTTPPLSAPTAFQPADGSGYQRVLLKLSGETFGGGNVGVDADIVRGIAEQLAEVVAKGTQVAVVMGGGNFFRGAELSLAGMDRTKADYMGMLGTVMNCLALQDFCEKAGLETRVQSAITMGQVAEPYIPRKAIRHLEKGRLVIFGAGAGMPYFSTDTVAAQRALEIECQVLLMGKNGVDGVYDDDPRTNPDAIMYDDLDYATVLAKQLKVADATAISLCMDNQMPIVVFNLLRDGNIARATAGERIGTLISQPA; encoded by the coding sequence TTGACCGACACCACACCTCCGCTGTCCGCTCCCACCGCCTTCCAGCCGGCTGACGGCAGCGGCTATCAGCGGGTGCTGCTCAAGCTCTCCGGCGAGACCTTCGGCGGGGGGAATGTCGGCGTCGACGCCGACATCGTCCGCGGCATCGCCGAGCAGCTGGCCGAGGTCGTCGCCAAGGGCACCCAGGTCGCGGTGGTCATGGGCGGGGGCAACTTCTTCCGTGGCGCGGAGCTCAGCCTGGCCGGCATGGACCGCACCAAGGCCGACTACATGGGCATGCTCGGCACGGTCATGAACTGCCTGGCCCTGCAGGACTTCTGCGAGAAGGCCGGCCTGGAGACCCGCGTGCAGTCCGCGATCACGATGGGCCAGGTGGCCGAGCCCTACATCCCGCGCAAGGCGATCCGGCACCTCGAGAAGGGCCGGCTGGTCATCTTCGGGGCCGGAGCCGGCATGCCCTACTTCTCCACCGACACCGTGGCCGCCCAGCGCGCCCTGGAGATCGAGTGCCAGGTGCTGCTCATGGGCAAGAACGGTGTCGACGGCGTCTACGACGACGACCCGCGCACCAACCCCGACGCCATCATGTACGACGACCTGGACTACGCGACGGTGCTGGCCAAGCAGCTCAAGGTCGCCGACGCCACGGCGATCAGCCTCTGCATGGACAACCAGATGCCCATCGTCGTGTTCAACCTGCTGCGTGACGGCAACATCGCCAGAGCGACCGCAGGTGAGAGGATCGGCACGCTGATCAGCCAGCCCGCGTGA
- the frr gene encoding ribosome recycling factor, with product MIDDTLLDAEERMDKALSVAREDLGSVRTGRAAPSMFNKIMVDYYGAYTPVPQMASITVPEARMAVIKPYDMSQLSAIEKAIRDSDLGVNPTNDGQILRVVFPQLTEERRRDLVKQARAKGEDAKVAIRNIRRRAKDELDRIAKDGEAGEDDVRRAEKELDHLTEQHVHGIDEAMKNKETELLEV from the coding sequence GTGATCGACGACACCCTGCTCGATGCCGAGGAGCGGATGGACAAGGCCCTGTCCGTCGCCCGCGAGGACCTCGGCTCGGTGCGCACCGGCCGGGCGGCACCCTCGATGTTCAACAAGATCATGGTCGACTACTACGGCGCCTACACCCCGGTGCCGCAGATGGCGTCGATCACCGTGCCCGAGGCGCGCATGGCCGTCATCAAGCCCTACGACATGAGCCAGCTGTCGGCCATCGAGAAGGCCATTCGCGACAGCGACCTCGGCGTGAACCCCACCAACGACGGCCAGATCCTCCGCGTGGTCTTCCCGCAGCTCACCGAGGAGCGGCGCCGCGACCTGGTGAAGCAGGCACGCGCCAAGGGCGAGGACGCCAAGGTCGCGATCCGCAACATCCGCCGCCGGGCCAAGGACGAGCTCGACCGCATCGCCAAGGACGGCGAGGCCGGCGAGGACGACGTGCGCCGCGCGGAGAAGGAGCTCGACCACCTCACCGAGCAGCACGTCCACGGCATCGACGAGGCGATGAAGAACAAGGAGACCGAGCTGCTCGAGGTCTGA
- a CDS encoding phosphatidate cytidylyltransferase, protein MTTPSAADRPGSSGPGTEPLPRYGSGAAQSSGTLGRSGPAWSHRPGRNERPGRDERPGRDERPERNERPERNERPGRNDREDDDTGPVPIVGDRPAPPPRPADDLPASTDQPTSTAMPSPLEVGELATTERPAGGRAGRDLRAAIGVGVGLVAVIVASLFVWRPAFLAVLVTAILVAVVELTRALGAGRFSPPLVPLLLGTLVMEGLAWSRGPTGLVVGFLLTALAVVLWRLGHGPAGYLKDAASGVLVALYVPLLAGFAVLLLVPDDGAVRVLAFIATVIASDVGGYAAGVLFGKHAMAPSISPKKSWEGMAGSVVACMLMATPFVVLWLGGPWWSGLVFGAALAVSSTVGDLGESLIKRDLGIKDMGNLLPGHGGIMDRLDSLLPSAAVAYLLLSLLAPV, encoded by the coding sequence ATGACGACCCCCTCCGCCGCCGACCGTCCCGGGAGCTCCGGGCCGGGCACCGAGCCGTTGCCCCGCTACGGCTCGGGAGCGGCGCAGTCGTCGGGCACCCTCGGTCGCTCCGGCCCCGCCTGGTCACACCGCCCGGGGCGGAACGAACGCCCGGGGCGAGACGAGCGCCCGGGGCGAGACGAGCGCCCGGAGCGGAACGAACGCCCGGAGCGGAACGAACGCCCAGGGCGGAACGACCGGGAGGACGACGACACCGGCCCGGTGCCGATCGTCGGTGACCGCCCCGCCCCGCCGCCGCGGCCCGCCGACGACCTTCCCGCGTCGACCGACCAGCCCACGTCGACGGCGATGCCGTCACCGCTCGAGGTGGGTGAGCTGGCCACGACCGAGCGACCCGCCGGGGGCCGTGCCGGGCGCGACCTGCGTGCCGCGATCGGCGTGGGGGTCGGCCTGGTCGCCGTCATCGTGGCGTCGCTCTTCGTCTGGCGCCCCGCCTTCCTGGCAGTCCTCGTCACCGCGATCCTGGTCGCGGTCGTGGAGCTCACCCGGGCGCTCGGTGCCGGCCGGTTCAGTCCGCCGCTGGTCCCGCTCCTCCTCGGGACGCTCGTCATGGAGGGCCTGGCCTGGAGCCGGGGGCCCACCGGGCTGGTCGTCGGGTTCCTGCTCACCGCGCTCGCCGTGGTGCTCTGGCGGCTGGGCCACGGGCCGGCCGGGTACCTGAAGGACGCCGCCTCCGGTGTCCTGGTCGCGCTCTACGTGCCACTGCTGGCGGGTTTCGCCGTCCTGCTCCTGGTGCCGGACGACGGTGCCGTGCGGGTGCTGGCGTTCATCGCCACCGTCATCGCCAGCGACGTCGGGGGCTACGCTGCGGGGGTCCTCTTCGGCAAGCACGCCATGGCGCCATCGATAAGCCCGAAGAAGTCCTGGGAAGGCATGGCCGGGTCGGTGGTGGCCTGCATGCTCATGGCCACGCCCTTCGTCGTGCTGTGGCTGGGCGGACCGTGGTGGAGCGGCCTGGTCTTCGGTGCCGCGCTGGCCGTGTCGTCCACCGTCGGCGACCTGGGAGAGTCGCTGATCAAGCGCGACCTCGGCATCAAGGACATGGGCAATCTGCTGCCCGGCCACGGCGGGATCATGGACCGCCTGGACTCCCTGTTGCCCTCGGCCGCGGTGGCCTACCTGCTGCTGTCCCTCCTCGCGCCGGTCTGA